The uncultured Pseudodesulfovibrio sp. genome includes a region encoding these proteins:
- the cbiR gene encoding cobamide remodeling phosphodiesterase CbiR, translated as MRFPFPVAAPSAVLPAGLAENAQFLADLFPEIAVLFFETEACLAYTDKDLPASLADLPCSWHVHMPLDLPWKAGFDVTWQKIDGLLDKIAPVSPKAYVLHPPDAPDMLLPLAARLRDKGVDPALFLVENIGSCSLTPVWNEVVEGGFSACLDIGHIQAYGQRDVLKLPGLWERVRMLHIYGAERDMRHWPLRELDPVGQVLLKTMLERASDFTVTLEVFGRRGLFDSLDLLGQWLARWEEEK; from the coding sequence GTGCGCTTCCCCTTTCCCGTGGCCGCTCCCTCGGCCGTATTGCCTGCGGGTCTGGCCGAAAACGCCCAGTTCCTGGCTGATCTTTTTCCTGAAATCGCAGTACTTTTCTTCGAGACCGAGGCCTGCCTGGCCTATACGGACAAGGACCTGCCCGCGAGCCTCGCGGACCTGCCCTGTTCCTGGCACGTGCACATGCCGCTCGACCTGCCGTGGAAGGCAGGCTTTGATGTTACCTGGCAAAAGATTGACGGACTGCTGGACAAGATCGCTCCGGTTTCGCCCAAGGCGTACGTGCTCCATCCGCCGGACGCCCCGGACATGCTCCTTCCCCTGGCCGCGAGACTGCGTGACAAGGGCGTGGACCCGGCTCTTTTTCTGGTCGAGAACATCGGCTCGTGCAGTCTGACCCCGGTATGGAACGAGGTCGTGGAAGGCGGTTTTTCCGCCTGCCTGGACATCGGCCATATCCAGGCATACGGACAACGGGACGTGCTCAAGCTGCCCGGCCTGTGGGAACGGGTGCGCATGCTCCACATTTACGGAGCGGAGCGCGACATGCGCCACTGGCCCCTTCGCGAGTTGGACCCGGTGGGCCAGGTTCTGCTCAAGACCATGCTTGAACGGGCATCCGACTTCACCGTGACTCTGGAAGTCTTCGGAAGAAGGGGATTGTTCGACTCCCTGGACCTGCTCGGCCAATGGCTCGCCAGGTGGGAGGAGGAAAAATGA
- a CDS encoding UvrD-helicase domain-containing protein has translation MERFTADLHIHSRFSRATSKKLTIRNLAAWGRMKGLSVLGTGDFTHPEWLAEIEEQLEDNGKGLFTLREPQGLEKEIPAFDGDIPGRTRFMLQTEISSIYKRGGKVRKVHNLVFMPNLDAVRRFNERLGQVGNLASDGRPILGLDSRDLMDLVLDTHPQAFLVPAHIWTPWFSLFGSKSGFNSIRECFGDYADEIFAMETGLSSDPEMNWTWSELDRIRLISNSDAHSGEKLGREANLFRGEISYEGIYRALRGEGLGHKFLGTVEFFPEEGKYHMDGHRKCGVSMDPHETIARDGICPVCGKPVTVGVYNRILELADREEPVQPAGAPGFVSLIPLKEILSEVLGVGAGSKKVDHLYLKLIREFGNELDVLQRVPAEDLSRFSCYLAEGITRMRDGQVIRKAGFDGEFGVISVFSEKERSQIKNGATLIHIPRPEMRPDPGMTASCKAVSRPKMEAVPLAYNDAQQAAIDAGPGPVLVLAGPGTGKTQTLMGRVERLMDEGVNPKRILALTFTRRAAQEMRERLHALRGENADMPQAGTLHSLCFDYWKHAYSETPIVVPEGAAKKLFAEVNPEFAGKNLDHYWNKYILAREQLTELPEDLADAHISYGNQKNHWDLVDYTDLLEFMLEQSGAPTFHMPYTHVLVDEVQDLTPLQLAVVQGIAGASGEGLFCIGDPKQSIYGFRGAVSDVEAHLKGVWPNIEMITLVDNYRSGQTILDGAGNLFPDSPRLIARKNVDATMHMFEAPDGMREATWISDKIKGLIGATSHSIVDGEGGGELAPGDIAVLVRFKALIPVIEKALKRAGVPVSTPELEGFWQEPRVAAILKAAEQFLGMTLSGVEDTIEIPDHILTKGPVGLAAFLSETPPFDQFFWESRQFKELKLEFDRRGGWQGLVNWVSLQTELELVRRSAEKVQIMTLHASKGLEFEAVFMPACEEGILPFAGMDLLTAKVTLTPGRGQRFSEERRLMFVGMTRARRNLYLSHATSRQLYGKTLALPRSRYLREIPEALLTKSTLAARKVTKEKQLGLLD, from the coding sequence ATGGAAAGATTCACCGCCGACCTGCACATCCACTCCCGTTTTTCGCGTGCCACCAGCAAGAAACTGACCATCCGGAATCTGGCTGCATGGGGCCGCATGAAGGGCCTTTCCGTACTCGGCACCGGCGATTTCACCCACCCGGAATGGCTGGCGGAGATCGAGGAGCAGTTGGAGGACAACGGCAAGGGGTTGTTCACCCTGCGAGAGCCTCAAGGGTTGGAAAAGGAGATCCCGGCCTTTGACGGCGACATCCCCGGCCGCACCCGGTTCATGCTTCAGACCGAAATCAGTTCCATCTACAAACGCGGCGGCAAGGTCCGCAAAGTCCATAATCTGGTCTTTATGCCCAATCTGGACGCGGTCCGCCGGTTCAACGAACGCCTTGGCCAGGTGGGCAACCTCGCTTCGGACGGCCGCCCCATTCTCGGCCTGGACTCCCGCGACCTCATGGACCTCGTCCTGGACACCCACCCTCAGGCCTTCCTGGTCCCGGCGCACATCTGGACCCCCTGGTTTTCCCTGTTCGGCTCCAAATCGGGCTTCAACTCCATCCGCGAGTGTTTCGGCGATTACGCGGACGAAATCTTCGCCATGGAGACCGGGCTTTCTTCCGACCCGGAAATGAACTGGACCTGGTCCGAGCTGGACCGCATCCGGCTGATCTCCAACTCCGACGCCCACTCCGGCGAAAAGCTCGGCCGCGAGGCCAACCTGTTCCGGGGCGAAATTTCCTACGAGGGCATTTACCGGGCCCTGCGCGGCGAGGGGTTGGGCCACAAATTTCTCGGTACCGTCGAATTCTTCCCCGAAGAGGGCAAGTACCACATGGACGGGCACCGCAAGTGCGGCGTGTCCATGGACCCCCACGAGACCATTGCGCGGGACGGCATCTGCCCGGTCTGCGGCAAACCCGTGACCGTAGGCGTGTACAACCGCATCCTGGAGCTGGCCGACCGCGAGGAACCGGTTCAGCCCGCGGGCGCGCCCGGCTTCGTCTCGCTTATCCCGCTCAAGGAAATCCTGTCCGAGGTGCTCGGCGTGGGGGCAGGCTCCAAGAAGGTCGATCACCTGTACCTGAAGCTCATCCGCGAATTCGGCAACGAGCTGGACGTGCTCCAGCGCGTACCCGCCGAAGACCTGAGCCGTTTTTCCTGCTACCTGGCCGAGGGCATCACCCGTATGCGCGACGGCCAGGTCATCCGCAAGGCCGGTTTCGACGGCGAGTTCGGTGTCATCTCGGTCTTTTCCGAAAAAGAACGGTCCCAAATCAAGAATGGAGCCACGCTCATCCACATCCCCCGCCCCGAAATGCGGCCCGATCCGGGCATGACGGCCTCCTGCAAGGCCGTTTCCCGCCCCAAGATGGAGGCCGTGCCGCTGGCCTACAACGACGCCCAACAGGCGGCCATTGACGCGGGACCGGGGCCGGTACTCGTCCTGGCCGGACCGGGCACGGGCAAGACCCAGACCCTCATGGGCAGGGTGGAACGGCTCATGGACGAGGGGGTCAACCCCAAACGCATTCTGGCCCTGACCTTCACCCGCCGGGCCGCCCAGGAGATGCGCGAACGCCTGCACGCCCTGCGCGGCGAGAATGCGGACATGCCCCAGGCCGGTACGCTCCACTCCCTGTGCTTCGACTACTGGAAGCACGCCTATTCCGAGACCCCCATCGTGGTCCCCGAAGGCGCAGCCAAGAAACTTTTCGCCGAGGTCAACCCGGAGTTCGCGGGCAAGAATCTCGACCACTACTGGAACAAGTATATCCTGGCCCGCGAGCAGCTGACCGAGCTGCCCGAGGATTTGGCCGACGCGCACATCAGCTACGGCAACCAGAAGAATCACTGGGACCTGGTGGATTATACCGACCTGCTGGAATTCATGCTCGAACAGTCGGGCGCGCCGACCTTCCACATGCCCTACACCCACGTCCTGGTGGACGAGGTCCAGGATTTGACTCCCCTGCAACTGGCCGTGGTCCAGGGCATTGCCGGAGCCTCCGGCGAGGGACTCTTCTGCATCGGCGACCCCAAGCAGTCCATCTACGGGTTCCGGGGGGCGGTCAGCGACGTCGAGGCGCACCTCAAGGGCGTCTGGCCGAACATCGAGATGATCACCCTGGTCGACAACTACCGGTCGGGCCAGACCATCCTGGACGGCGCGGGCAATCTCTTCCCCGACTCACCACGGCTGATCGCGCGCAAGAACGTGGACGCGACCATGCACATGTTCGAAGCCCCGGACGGCATGCGCGAGGCCACCTGGATCAGCGACAAGATCAAGGGGCTCATCGGGGCCACCAGCCACTCCATCGTGGACGGCGAAGGCGGCGGCGAACTGGCCCCTGGCGATATCGCCGTGTTGGTCCGTTTCAAGGCGCTCATCCCGGTGATAGAAAAGGCGCTCAAGCGCGCGGGTGTACCGGTTTCGACCCCGGAGCTGGAGGGATTCTGGCAGGAGCCCCGCGTGGCCGCCATTCTTAAGGCTGCGGAACAATTTTTGGGCATGACCCTGTCCGGCGTGGAAGACACCATCGAGATTCCCGACCACATCCTGACCAAGGGGCCGGTGGGGCTGGCCGCTTTCCTCAGCGAGACCCCGCCGTTCGACCAGTTCTTCTGGGAGAGCCGCCAGTTCAAGGAGCTCAAGCTGGAGTTCGACCGGCGCGGCGGCTGGCAGGGGCTGGTCAACTGGGTGTCCCTGCAGACCGAGCTAGAACTGGTCCGCCGGTCCGCCGAGAAGGTCCAGATCATGACCCTCCATGCGTCCAAGGGCCTTGAATTCGAGGCCGTCTTCATGCCCGCCTGCGAGGAAGGCATCCTGCCGTTCGCGGGTATGGACCTGCTCACCGCCAAGGTCACCCTGACTCCGGGGCGGGGCCAACGATTTTCCGAGGAGCGCCGCCTGATGTTCGTGGGCATGACCCGCGCCCGGCGCAACCTCTACCTCAGCCACGCCACCAGTCGGCAGCTCTACGGCAAGACCCTGGCCCTGCCGAGGTCGCGTTATCTCCGAGAAATACCCGAAGCGCTCCTGACGAAGTCCACCCTGGCCGCCCGCAAGGTGACCAAGGAAAAACAACTCGGCCTGCTCGATTAG
- a CDS encoding MarR family transcriptional regulator, with the protein MNLDRMNPRESIGFLAWKVARIHANDLAARFAEAGVKITVEQWRALLPAYKADGLTQGRLCEMLSQEKTGVSRLVAALEKHGLLRRESGNEDRRVKYIFITDKGRELVDFTFDIVQESRAEIARHVDPEEFAVCKRVLWQLIEPHLDAACCLKKES; encoded by the coding sequence ATGAATCTTGATCGAATGAACCCGAGGGAGTCTATTGGCTTTCTCGCATGGAAGGTGGCCCGCATTCACGCCAACGACCTGGCCGCCCGCTTCGCCGAAGCGGGGGTCAAGATCACGGTGGAGCAGTGGCGGGCCTTGTTGCCGGCCTACAAGGCGGACGGGTTGACCCAGGGAAGGCTGTGCGAAATGCTTTCCCAGGAAAAAACCGGAGTCAGCCGCCTGGTGGCCGCCCTGGAAAAACACGGTCTGCTGCGTCGGGAGTCCGGAAACGAAGACCGGCGCGTAAAGTACATCTTCATCACGGACAAGGGCCGTGAGCTGGTGGATTTTACCTTCGACATCGTCCAGGAGAGCCGAGCGGAAATCGCCCGGCACGTTGACCCGGAGGAGTTCGCCGTGTGCAAGCGGGTCCTCTGGCAGCTCATAGAGCCTCACCTGGATGCGGCCTGTTGCCTCAAGAAAGAATCATGA
- a CDS encoding efflux RND transporter periplasmic adaptor subunit: MRRILVIAVVVCLVILPAIPALAQQGGGRPPSPVVTAKVTSGDMAPQTEFIGTVYFSEISNVAAEVEGKVVSLDVADGQRVTKNDPLVILSSDILDSSIVNARALLDQAKADYELAKLENERTTKLFKSRTVAEGEYDSKRLTALSAEKRMIAARAILNRLLTERAKKTIRAPYDGVVIERKAFRGDWISIGETVAVMAEDKDFDVVVNAPREAFGVVKPGLEVTVKVAGRDVPGTVFAAIPRGDVATRTFPVKIRVHNDGFLAEGMEARVVLPKGLGGMTMIVPRDAVISSRGQTVVWAVVDGKAQPMPVYVVGYRGMEAGVKSKTLEEGMDVVIKGNERLQPQQPVAAQPLTGQ; this comes from the coding sequence ATGCGGAGAATCCTGGTGATTGCGGTTGTTGTCTGCCTTGTTATCCTTCCGGCCATTCCGGCGCTTGCCCAGCAGGGGGGCGGACGGCCGCCATCCCCCGTGGTCACGGCCAAGGTGACCTCCGGCGACATGGCCCCCCAGACCGAGTTCATCGGCACCGTCTATTTTAGCGAAATCTCCAATGTGGCCGCCGAGGTCGAGGGCAAGGTCGTGTCCCTGGACGTGGCCGACGGCCAGCGCGTCACCAAGAATGATCCCCTTGTCATCCTGTCCTCGGACATCCTGGACAGCAGCATCGTCAATGCCCGCGCTCTTCTGGACCAGGCCAAGGCCGACTACGAGCTGGCCAAGCTCGAGAACGAGCGGACCACCAAGCTGTTCAAAAGCCGCACCGTGGCCGAGGGCGAATACGACTCCAAACGACTGACCGCCCTGTCCGCCGAAAAGCGGATGATCGCGGCTCGTGCAATCCTCAATCGGCTGCTTACCGAACGCGCCAAGAAAACCATTCGCGCGCCCTATGATGGCGTGGTCATCGAACGCAAGGCCTTTCGAGGTGACTGGATTTCGATCGGCGAGACCGTGGCCGTCATGGCCGAGGACAAGGATTTCGACGTGGTGGTCAATGCCCCGCGCGAGGCGTTTGGCGTGGTCAAACCCGGCCTGGAGGTGACCGTCAAGGTGGCGGGTCGGGACGTGCCGGGTACGGTCTTCGCGGCCATCCCGCGCGGTGACGTGGCCACGCGCACCTTTCCGGTCAAGATCCGCGTGCACAATGACGGCTTTCTGGCCGAGGGCATGGAGGCCCGGGTCGTCCTGCCCAAGGGGCTGGGCGGCATGACCATGATCGTGCCTCGCGACGCGGTCATCTCGTCCCGGGGGCAGACGGTGGTCTGGGCCGTGGTGGACGGCAAGGCGCAGCCCATGCCGGTGTACGTGGTCGGCTACCGGGGCATGGAGGCCGGGGTCAAGTCCAAGACCCTCGAGGAGGGCATGGACGTGGTCATCAAGGGCAATGAGCGGCTCCAGCCGCAGCAGCCCGTGGCCGCACAACCCCTGACCGGGCAGTAG
- a CDS encoding efflux RND transporter permease subunit has product MDIVGTAIRKPVAVLVGVILVVMFGTVALLGLPYQLSPNVTEPVITVTTTWTGATPYEMERDVAEEQEKVLKGIPALTQMESANYNARTELTLKFEIGTEIDSALLRVSNKLDEVPEYPDGVDRPIISATGASTSPVIWLVLETLPGNDRDVTTYRTFFENDVRQYIERVEGVAELFVGGGREDEMDVIVDPVKLASYNLTATELIRVLQSENVSVSAGTLGVGRRDFRIRTPADFKTPEDIESVVISSSGQYRVTLGDVATVARGNEKPTVAMRHNGKTGMVVGVRPEPGTNILTMTDQVHQVIEDLNGGILADQGVRFNWVYDQRPYINGAIDLVQRNILIGSLLAVVVLFVFLQSFSSTIIVAVSIPVSIVGAFIMFAAAGRSLNIVSMAGISFAVGMLVDNAIVVLENVDRHRQMGKSPFKAAYDGASEVWGAVLASTLTTVAVFLPVVFMEQEAGQLFKDIAIAVTCAIALSMLVSVLVIPMLANQFYRIADKKQSGSSPDGPRTPAGLSLVKRVMTPLTRLGGRLADGIIKLLSWAIDSWKTRLVTVLGLTAVSVLMVVTMFPKMEYLPQGNRNLIINILIPPPGLSFEERDDIGKYVFDQVKPRFRKEENGQPGVDELFYVSAPTINLFGAISTQEQNAGALIPMFMRIINSIPGMFGVSLQASIFEQGIGEGRVINVDFSGDDLNQLVAAAGTMFGMTMQTIHGAQIRPIPSLELLYPEVRFHPYRDRLKAVGLSSDDLGTAIDVILDGRTIGDFKEEGKKKIDLVLKASAEGVGTPEELYSQLVATPNGWAVPLSSLADMENTYGVTQIRHLERRRTITLQVTPPVDMPLQSAMETIEQQLLPQVEQTGLMQGVSVRLSGAADKLTVTRDALKWNFILAMIITYLLMAALFENFIYPLIIMFTVPLAGAGGFMGLRLENLFIAPQPLDILTMLGFVILIGVVVNNAILIVHQSLNNVREQGMEYKDAVLDAARTRLRPIYMSATTSVFGMLPLAVAPGPGSELYRGLGAVVLGGLALSTVFTVFVIPALLMFVIPMEKKGGGQEES; this is encoded by the coding sequence ATGGACATCGTCGGAACCGCCATACGCAAGCCCGTCGCCGTTCTGGTCGGCGTCATCCTCGTGGTCATGTTCGGCACCGTGGCTTTGCTCGGCCTGCCGTACCAGCTTTCGCCCAACGTGACCGAGCCGGTCATCACCGTGACCACCACCTGGACCGGGGCCACTCCCTACGAGATGGAACGGGACGTGGCCGAGGAGCAGGAAAAGGTGCTCAAGGGCATCCCGGCCCTGACCCAGATGGAGAGCGCCAACTACAACGCCCGCACCGAGCTGACCCTGAAATTCGAGATCGGCACCGAGATCGACAGCGCGTTGCTGCGCGTTTCCAACAAGCTGGACGAGGTTCCGGAATACCCGGACGGCGTGGACCGGCCGATCATCTCGGCCACGGGTGCGTCCACCTCGCCGGTCATCTGGCTGGTCCTCGAGACCCTGCCCGGCAACGACAGGGACGTGACCACCTACCGGACCTTTTTCGAGAACGACGTGCGCCAGTACATTGAGCGCGTGGAGGGCGTGGCCGAACTGTTCGTCGGCGGCGGCCGAGAGGACGAGATGGACGTCATTGTCGATCCGGTCAAACTCGCCTCCTACAATCTGACCGCCACCGAACTGATCCGCGTGCTCCAGAGCGAGAACGTGTCCGTATCGGCAGGTACGCTGGGCGTGGGCCGTCGCGATTTCCGCATCCGCACCCCGGCCGATTTCAAGACCCCGGAGGACATCGAGTCCGTGGTCATCTCCTCGTCCGGCCAGTACCGCGTCACCCTCGGCGACGTGGCCACGGTGGCCCGCGGCAACGAGAAGCCCACGGTGGCCATGCGACATAACGGCAAGACCGGCATGGTCGTGGGCGTGCGCCCCGAGCCGGGCACCAACATCCTGACCATGACCGATCAGGTCCATCAGGTCATAGAAGATCTCAACGGCGGCATCCTGGCCGATCAGGGCGTGCGCTTCAACTGGGTCTACGACCAGCGTCCGTACATCAACGGCGCCATCGACCTGGTCCAGCGCAACATTCTCATCGGCTCCCTCCTGGCCGTCGTGGTCCTGTTCGTCTTTCTCCAGTCCTTCAGCTCGACCATCATCGTGGCCGTATCCATCCCGGTGTCCATCGTGGGCGCGTTCATCATGTTCGCGGCCGCCGGGCGTTCCCTGAACATCGTATCCATGGCGGGCATCTCGTTTGCCGTGGGTATGCTCGTGGACAACGCCATCGTGGTTTTGGAGAACGTGGACCGGCACCGGCAGATGGGCAAGTCGCCGTTCAAGGCCGCTTACGACGGGGCCAGCGAGGTCTGGGGCGCGGTCCTGGCCTCCACCCTGACCACCGTGGCCGTGTTCCTGCCCGTGGTTTTCATGGAGCAAGAGGCAGGGCAGTTGTTCAAGGACATCGCCATCGCCGTGACCTGCGCCATCGCCCTGTCCATGCTCGTATCCGTCCTGGTCATCCCCATGCTGGCCAACCAGTTCTACCGCATTGCGGACAAAAAGCAGTCCGGCTCCTCGCCTGACGGACCCCGAACCCCGGCCGGGCTCTCCCTGGTCAAGCGGGTGATGACCCCGCTGACCCGGCTGGGCGGCAGGCTGGCCGACGGGATCATCAAGCTGCTCTCCTGGGCCATCGACAGCTGGAAAACCCGGTTGGTCACCGTACTGGGACTGACAGCCGTGTCCGTGCTCATGGTCGTGACCATGTTCCCGAAGATGGAATACCTGCCCCAGGGCAACCGCAACCTGATCATCAACATTCTCATTCCGCCGCCGGGATTGTCTTTCGAGGAGCGCGACGACATCGGCAAATATGTCTTCGATCAGGTCAAACCCCGGTTCCGCAAGGAGGAGAACGGCCAGCCCGGTGTGGACGAGCTGTTCTACGTGTCCGCGCCGACCATCAATCTGTTCGGAGCCATCTCCACCCAGGAGCAGAACGCTGGCGCGCTCATCCCCATGTTCATGCGGATCATCAACTCCATTCCCGGCATGTTCGGCGTGTCGCTCCAGGCATCCATCTTCGAGCAGGGCATCGGCGAGGGCCGCGTCATCAACGTGGATTTCTCCGGCGATGACCTGAACCAGCTGGTGGCCGCGGCCGGGACGATGTTCGGCATGACCATGCAGACCATCCACGGCGCGCAGATCCGGCCCATTCCCTCACTTGAGCTGCTCTATCCCGAGGTACGCTTTCACCCTTACCGCGATCGGCTCAAGGCCGTGGGGTTGAGTTCGGACGATCTGGGCACGGCCATAGATGTCATCCTGGACGGCCGGACAATCGGTGACTTCAAGGAAGAGGGCAAAAAGAAGATCGACCTGGTGCTCAAGGCGTCCGCCGAGGGCGTGGGCACGCCCGAGGAACTCTATTCACAGCTGGTCGCCACGCCCAATGGGTGGGCCGTGCCGCTCTCGTCCCTGGCCGATATGGAGAACACCTACGGGGTGACCCAGATCCGCCACCTGGAACGCCGACGGACCATCACCCTGCAGGTCACTCCCCCCGTGGACATGCCGTTGCAATCCGCCATGGAGACCATCGAGCAACAGCTCCTGCCCCAGGTGGAGCAGACCGGGCTGATGCAGGGTGTTTCCGTGCGTCTGTCCGGCGCGGCCGACAAGCTGACCGTCACCCGCGACGCGCTCAAATGGAACTTCATCCTGGCCATGATCATCACCTATCTGCTCATGGCCGCCCTGTTCGAGAACTTCATCTATCCGCTGATCATCATGTTCACCGTGCCCCTGGCGGGCGCGGGCGGGTTCATGGGGCTGCGGCTGGAGAACCTGTTCATCGCGCCGCAACCGCTCGACATCCTGACCATGCTCGGCTTCGTCATCCTTATCGGCGTGGTCGTGAACAACGCCATCCTCATCGTGCACCAGTCCCTGAACAACGTGCGGGAGCAGGGGATGGAGTACAAGGACGCCGTGCTCGACGCCGCCCGGACGAGACTGCGGCCCATCTACATGTCCGCAACCACTTCGGTCTTCGGTATGCTCCCCCTGGCCGTGGCTCCCGGCCCCGGCTCTGAGCTTTACCGCGGTCTGGGCGCGGTAGTTCTGGGCGGTCTGGCCCTGTCCACGGTCTTCACCGTATTCGTCATCCCGGCCCTGCTCATGTTCGTCATACCCATGGAGAAGAAGGGCGGCGGGCAGGAAGAGTCCTGA
- a CDS encoding late competence development ComFB family protein, whose translation MLKKSKMINGVDVTKIVNRNERRVADLIPEMLDEYYEDYIFEDLDIQDIYALALNLLPAAYAQAGSIVLSDRISDYELRSQIRKAVERVLDNPTRASD comes from the coding sequence ATGCTGAAAAAATCAAAGATGATTAACGGGGTGGACGTGACCAAGATCGTGAACCGCAATGAGCGGCGCGTGGCCGATCTGATCCCAGAAATGCTCGACGAATATTACGAAGACTATATTTTCGAGGACCTGGACATCCAGGACATCTACGCCCTGGCTCTGAACCTGCTGCCCGCGGCCTATGCCCAGGCCGGGTCCATCGTACTCTCAGACCGCATCTCCGACTACGAGCTGCGCTCCCAGATTCGCAAGGCCGTGGAACGGGTCCTGGACAACCCCACCCGGGCGAGCGATTAG
- a CDS encoding pyridoxal phosphate-dependent aminotransferase: MSISDRCCGITPFLVMEINEKAEAMERAGQSVIRMCVGEPDFDTPDCAKQAACKALDDNQTHYTHSLGIRELREAICEDYAKRYGVTVEPDNMVITQGTSPAMLVLFSTILEHGDKVITSDPCYACYDNFITFAGAEPVKVPVFEDDGFQYRVSAIRKALAENDGIKAILINSPANPTGTLLSEERLKAIAEIAEEHNLWIVSDEIYHGLVYEGKEHSILEYTDRAFVFNGFSKLYAMTGWRLGYLIAPPNFMRTLQNLCQNFFISANTMAQWGGLAALKQAEADVERMKATYNKRRIYMLDRLKDMGLPVKHEPTGAFYVLINMRPYAERFDGSSLALAYDILEKAHIAVTPGIDFGQGAEGYIRFSYATSMANIEEGMNRLERYLKDFS; encoded by the coding sequence ATGAGCATATCCGATCGTTGCTGCGGCATTACCCCGTTCCTGGTCATGGAAATCAACGAAAAGGCCGAGGCCATGGAGCGGGCCGGGCAGTCCGTCATCCGCATGTGCGTGGGCGAGCCGGACTTCGACACACCCGATTGCGCCAAGCAGGCTGCGTGCAAGGCGCTCGACGACAACCAGACCCACTATACCCACTCGCTCGGCATCCGCGAACTGCGCGAAGCCATCTGCGAGGACTACGCAAAGCGCTATGGCGTGACAGTCGAACCGGACAACATGGTCATCACCCAGGGTACCAGCCCGGCCATGCTCGTGCTCTTCTCCACCATCCTGGAGCATGGAGACAAGGTCATCACCTCGGACCCGTGCTACGCCTGCTACGACAATTTCATCACCTTTGCCGGAGCCGAGCCGGTCAAGGTCCCGGTCTTCGAGGACGACGGTTTCCAGTACCGCGTGTCCGCCATCCGCAAGGCTTTGGCCGAAAACGACGGGATCAAGGCCATCCTGATCAATTCTCCGGCCAACCCCACCGGCACCCTGCTCTCCGAGGAGCGTCTCAAGGCCATCGCCGAGATCGCCGAGGAGCACAACCTGTGGATCGTGTCCGACGAGATCTACCACGGCCTGGTCTACGAGGGTAAGGAACACTCCATCCTCGAATACACGGACCGCGCCTTCGTATTCAACGGCTTCTCCAAGCTCTACGCCATGACCGGATGGCGGCTGGGCTACCTCATCGCCCCGCCCAACTTCATGCGCACCCTCCAGAACCTCTGCCAGAACTTCTTCATCTCGGCCAACACCATGGCCCAGTGGGGCGGGCTGGCCGCGCTCAAGCAGGCCGAGGCGGACGTGGAACGCATGAAGGCCACCTACAACAAGCGCCGCATCTACATGCTCGACCGCCTCAAGGACATGGGGCTGCCCGTCAAGCACGAGCCCACCGGCGCGTTCTACGTGCTCATCAACATGCGCCCCTACGCCGAAAGATTCGACGGCTCTTCCCTGGCACTGGCCTACGATATCCTCGAAAAGGCCCACATCGCCGTCACCCCGGGCATCGACTTCGGCCAGGGCGCCGAAGGCTACATCCGCTTCTCGTACGCCACCTCCATGGCCAACATAGAAGAAGGCATGAACCGGTTGGAAAGATATCTGAAGGACTTCAGTTAG
- a CDS encoding peptidylprolyl isomerase, which produces MTAQNGSTVKVHYTGTLKEDGSQFDSSEGREPLEFKLGEGMVIAGFEKAVIGKSAGDTVTVEIPPEEGYGSPSEELVFQVRREQLPPTVELEEGIMLEIRTDDGQPAYVRVTEFDEEMVTLDGNHPLSGQTLVFDIEVVEVA; this is translated from the coding sequence ATGACTGCGCAGAATGGCAGCACCGTTAAAGTACATTACACCGGCACCCTCAAGGAAGACGGCAGCCAGTTCGATTCCAGCGAAGGCCGCGAGCCCCTGGAGTTCAAGCTGGGTGAAGGCATGGTCATCGCCGGGTTCGAAAAGGCCGTCATCGGCAAATCCGCCGGCGACACCGTGACCGTGGAGATCCCGCCCGAGGAGGGCTACGGCTCCCCCAGCGAGGAGCTGGTCTTCCAGGTCCGCCGCGAGCAGCTCCCCCCCACCGTGGAGCTGGAAGAGGGCATCATGCTGGAGATCCGGACCGACGACGGCCAGCCCGCCTACGTCCGCGTGACCGAATTCGACGAGGAGATGGTCACCCTTGACGGCAACCATCCCCTGTCCGGTCAGACCCTGGTGTTCGACATCGAAGTCGTTGAAGTAGCATAA